One stretch of Lysobacter sp. KIS68-7 DNA includes these proteins:
- the rplW gene encoding 50S ribosomal protein L23 codes for MSTISNVYEVIRAPRVSEKTARLQEVSNQYVFEVAKDATKADVKAAVEQIFDVKVEAVNVVNVKGKNKSFKFRQGKRGDWRKAYVKLAEGQSIDVMMAKA; via the coding sequence ATGAGCACGATCAGCAACGTGTACGAAGTGATCCGTGCGCCGCGCGTGTCCGAAAAGACCGCGCGCCTGCAGGAAGTGTCGAATCAGTACGTCTTCGAAGTCGCGAAGGACGCCACCAAGGCCGATGTGAAGGCCGCGGTCGAGCAGATCTTCGACGTCAAGGTCGAGGCGGTGAACGTGGTGAACGTGAAGGGCAAGAACAAGTCCTTCAAGTTTCGCCAAGGCAAGCGCGGCGACTGGCGCAAGGCGTACGTGAAGCTGGCCGAAGGCCAGTCGATCGACGTGATGATGGCCAAGGCCTGA